CGGCCTATCCGACGCGAGGCCGGCGCGGGGTCCCTATTCGGTCTTGCTCCAGGCGGGGCTTGCCATGCCGTCCCTGTTGCCAGGTCCGCGGTGGGCTCTTACCCCACCCTTTCACCCTTCCCGCCCCGAAGGGAGGAGGTTTGCTTTCTGTGGCGCTATCCCTGGGATCGCTCCCGGCGGGCGTTACCCGCCGCCTTGTCACCGTGGAGCCCGGACTTTCCTCGACACCACAAGGATGCCGCGGCCGCCCGACCATCTGGTCCGGGACGGTGTTTGACGGCAGCGAGAGCTCTGGTCAATTGAAGATCGATAAGAAACGGACTAAACTAAGTGAACTTAGTCCACCGAGGCCACCATGCGCACGGTCAATATCCACGAAGCCAAAACTCACCTCTCCCGCCTAGTGGAGCAAGCCGCCGATGGCGAAGGCTTCATCATCGCCAAGGCCGGCAAGCCGATGGTGAAGGTGATCGCCCTCGACATGACAGAAGCCCAACCAATCCGTCGTCTCGGGTTCATGGAAGGTGAGTTCACCGTCCCGGACGATTTCGACACTATGTTCGCCGACGAAATCCTGGAGATGTTCGAGGGCAAAGAGTGATCCTGCTTGCGGACACCCACATCCTGCTTTGGGCCGCCCTGGAGCCCAACCGTATCCCAATACAAGGCAGGCAACTGCTGGAAGCCGAAGACAACCAGCCCCTCTTCAGCGTGGCCAGCCTATGGGAGATCAGCATCAAGCACGCCCAAGGCCGCGCGGATTTCACTGTTGATCCCCGGCGGCTGTATCGTCAGTTGCTTAAGAACGGCTGGCAAGAACTCGCCATCTCCACCGAGCACGCGCTGGCGGTGCTCACCCTGCCTCCGCTTCATAAGGACCCCTTCGACCGCCTCTTGGTAGCGCAAGCAACTGTCGAGGGGGCTAAGTTGCTGACGGTGGATCGCCAATTGAGCGAGTACGGCGGACCGATCCTCAGTCTCTAATCGCCGCTCGCATCAGCTCCGCGACCGGATGATCACCCAGCGCGGCGACCACCCCGGCGCGCTCGGCCTCGGCCTTGTTCTGACCCAGCTTGAAGGTCCCCTCCAGCCGCTCGACGCTCAGCCGGCAGCCAATGATGCCGCGCATCATGGCCTCGAAGCGGCCCGGGCTCATCTTGTCGCGGGTCCAAGGCGCCTTGGGCAGGAGGCGCGCCTCTTCCTGGGCCGACAGGTCGTCGAGCAGGGCGACGAACTCCGCGTCGCTGAGCGGCGCGACCAGGCCCTCGGCCTCGGCCGAGACGTAGTTCCAGGTCGGGACCTGATCTTCGCTGCCGTACCAGTCGGGGCTGACATAGGCGTCCTGGCCGGTCGCCAGGGCCACGGCGCGGAAGCCCTGAACCACGAACGGCGCCAGGGCGTTGCCGCGCGACAGATGGAAGTCCAGCACGATCTCGCCGAAGTCCAGTTCGCGGATCACTACCGGGGCCTGGGCCACGAAGGGCCGGCCGCCTACAGCGCCCGCCAGGGTCACGAACGGATGGGCGGCGATGAAGGCCAGCAACGTCACGCGATCATGGACGTGGAACGGCTTGGCCGGATGCATCAGCTCGCCGCCCGCAGCAGGGCCACCAGGCGCGCGCGGGTCTCGCCGTCGGCGACGCCGTCGAAGCGGGTCTGCAACCAGTGGCGCTGGAAGGCGGCGACCACGGTCTCGGTCCACTCGTCGTACTGGCCCGACGGCGCGCAGTTGTAGCCCAGGCGGGTCAGGCCGGCCTGCAGGGCGAAGACGCCAGTCCCCTCCTCGCCCCGGCCCAGCGGCGCGCCGGGCGACGGCGGCGGCTCGACCCACAGGCCGTGGCCGGCGTCGGCCAGGCGCTTCCACGGGAACAGTTCGCCCGGATCGATCTTGCGGCCGGGCGCGATGTCGGAATGGCCGATGATCATGTCGTCGTCGATCATCCAGCGCGTGCGGATGTCGGCCAGCAGGTTGATGACGGCGGCGATCTGGGCGTCGGGAAAGGCGCGATAGCCGAACTCGTGGCCGGGATTGACGATCTCGATGCCGATCGAGGCCGAGTTGATGTCCTTGACGCCCTTCCAGAACGCGGCCCCGGCATGCCAGGCGCGACGCTCCTCGGGCACCAGGCGGAAGACCCGGCCGTCTTCCTCGACCAGATAATGGGCCGAGACCTTGGCCTCGGGGTCGCACAGCCGCGCCAGGGCCGCCTCGCCGGTCTCCATGCCGGTGTAGTGCAGGATGACGCAGTCGGGCACGGCCTTGCGCGCGTCGAAGTTCGGCGACGGAGCGTCGATCACGGGCGGCGTCATTGGAAGCGGTTCCTCGTCAGCATCAGCAGCGGCGTCACCTGGTTCTTGCGCAAGGCGATGATCAGCACCCCCACTAGCGCGAGCAGCGTGCCGATTCCCATCCGCACGTCGAAATGATCGTGCGTGATCAACACGCCCAGGCCAATGGTCATCAGCGGAGTCATCAGGGTGAGCGGCGCGATCAGGTTGGCGTCATGGCGCTGGATCAGGCCGTAATAGGACGTGTGGGCCACGACCGAAACCACCAGGGCCGAGAACACCACCGCCGCCACGAACGGCCAGCCGGCGTGGACCGCTAGGCCGAAGCCGCCCGGCTCGAACAGGCCGCTCAGCGCCGCCAGGGGCGCGACCGCCGTGAACCCGACCCAGGCCTGGAGCTGCAGCGGCCTGACCCCTTCGATCTGCTTCATCATCACCGCGCCCAGCGAGCCGGTGAAGGCCGACCCGACGATGAACCACAGGCCCGGCGACAGCTGCAGCCCGTGCGGGTTCCACATCACCACCACCGCGCCTGACAGGGTCAGCACGATGCCCAGGCCGCGCCGCCAGCGAACCTTCTCGCCCAGCAGCAGCACCGACAGGATCGTCGTGAATGGCACGGCCAGTTGGACGACCACCGCGGCGGTCGAGGGCGAAGCGGTCTTGAAGCCCATGAACAGCAGGGCGAAGTTGCCCAGCCCCAACAGCAGCCCCACCACGACGATCCGCCAAGCCGGGCGCGGCGCGGGCAGCAGCCACGGCAGGGTCACGGCCGCGACGATGGCGAACCGCACCGCCGCGTAGAACAGCGGCGGCACGCCCCAGTGAGCGACCACGATCTTGGAAACGATGTTGTTGCAGGCCCAGACCAGGCAGACCAGGACCAGCACGCCGAAGTCGCGCAGAGACATGGGAACGACCGATACGCGGGGCCGGTGAAGGTTTGCAATCAAAACCGAAGACCCGTTCACGACGCCGCGGTTGACGGATCGTCTAAACGGTCGTTTGCTGGTGATCAGCGTTCACATACATAAGCGTCCGGACCACCGGACCGGGTGAACCAGGGTGGAAGCACGATGGCCATCGAGCATTTCGACGTACTGATCGTGGGCGCGGGCCTGTCGGGCATCGGCGCGGCCTACCACCTCAAGCGCGACTGCCCGAAGAAGACCTACGCCATTCTCGAGGCCCGGGCGGCGATCGGCGGCACCTGGGACCTGTTCCGCTATCCGGGCATCCGATCCGACAGCGACATGTACACCCTGGGCTACGCCTTCAAGCCTTGGCGCGAGGCGAAAGCCATCGCCGACGGCCCCTCGATCCTCAACTACGTTCGCGAGACCGCCGCCGAGCACGGCATCGACCGGAACATCCGCTACGGCCACAAGGTCCGGCGCGCCAGCTGGTCGTCGGAGACCGCGACCTGGACCGTCGAGGCCGAGCACGACGGCAAGACCGTCAAGGTCACCTGCAATTTCCTGTCGATGTGCAGCGGCTACTACAATTACGAGGCCGGCTACACGCCCGACTTCCCGGGGATCGAGCGGTTCAAGGGCCGGATCGTCCACCCCCAGCTCTGGCCCGAGGACCTGGACTACGCCGGCAAGACGGTGGTGGTGATCGGCAGCGGCGCGACCGCCGTGACCCTGGCGCCGGAAATGGCCAAAACCGCCGGCCACGTCACCATGCTGCAGCGCTCGCCGACCTATGTTGTCTCGCGGCCGGCCGAGGACGGGGTCGCCAACTGGCTGCGCGCCAAGCTGCCGGGCAAGCTGGCCTACGACATCACCCGCGCCAAGAACGTGCTGTTCCAGATGCTGTTCTTCAACATCGCCCGCAAGAAGCCGGAGAAGACCAAGGAGCGGCTGCTGGGCCTGGTGCGCGACCACCTGGGGCCCGACTACGACATCGAGACCCACTTCACGCCGCGCTACAATCCCTGGGACCAGCGGCTGTGCCTGGTGCCGGACGCCGACCTGTTCGCCTCGATCAAGGCGGGCAAGACCTCGGTGGTCACCGACCATATCGAGACCTTCACCGAGACCGGCCTGAAGCTGACCTCGGGCCAAAGCCTGGACGCCGACATCATCGTCACCGCCACGGGGCTGCGCATGCAGCTGCTGGGCGAGATGGAGGTGCTGGTCGACGGGCGGAAGATCGCGCCGCACGAGACCACCAGCTACAAGGGCATGATGTTCAGCGACGTGCCGAACCTGTCCTCGACCTTCGGCTACACCAACGCCAGCTGGACCCTGAAGGCCGACCTGACGGCCGAATACATGTGCCGCCTGCTCAACTACATGGACCGCACGGGCACGCGGATCTGCACGCCGCGCCTGCCCGAAGGCGAGATGGAGATCGAGCCGTGGCTGGATTTCTCGTCCGGCTACGTCCAGCGCGCCCTGAAGATCCTGCCGCGGCAAGGCGCCAAGACGCCGTGGAAGGTGCACCAGAACTACGCCAAGGACCTGGTGGCCCTGCGCTACGGCAAGGTCGACGACGGGGTGATGGAGTTTTCGAAGGTCAAGGCGGTGACCAAGGCGAAAGTCGCGGCTTAGCGACCTAGTCCTCGTCGAACCCCTCGTCCTCATCATCAACCGGCGCGGCCTTCACCGCCGCCCCGCCCTTGCGTTTCACGAAGCGCAGCGCCGTGTGCGTCTTCGAGAACGCGCAGACCTTCGTGTCGACCAGCCCCCGCTCCCGCGCCGCGCCCAGGATCTCGGCGTCCTTCAGCGGCGCGCCCTTGCCCTTCTGGGCGACGATCCAGATCGCGCCCTTGGCCGCCAGCCCGCCGGCCAGGTCTTCGAGCTGGTCGAAATCGGCCAGGTCCTCGACGCCCAGGAATAGCAGGTCGATGTCCTCATAAGCCTCGACCGGCTCCACGCGGTTCGACAGCTCGTCCAGGAACTCTGGATCGTCGATCCCCTCGACCACCACCGTCTGGCCCGCCTTGACGCCCAGCTTGTCCAGCCGGCCCGGCGGGTTCTGGATGGCGTGCAGCCACTTGGCCGCCTCGCCGGGTTCGAGGGTGAAGCGGGTGCCGTCGGTCAGCACCAGGTCGGCGCCCTCGACCTTCAGGTCGCGCAGGGCATGGCCCTGATAGATGCCGCGCACCGCCCCGCGGAAGATCAGCTTGGGTGGCTCCCACAACAGCTTGCCGTCGCTCTCGCCGTCCGACAGCTGCCCCCAGACGCCCTTGGCCTCCTTGCCCATGACCTAAGCGCCCTTGAACGTCGGCTGACGCTTCTCGAGGATGGCGTCGACGCCTTCCATGTGATCCTCGGTGTGGTGGGCAATGGCCTGGGCCGCCGCGCTCATCTCCATCAGCGTGTCGTAGCTGGAGGTCTGGCCGTGCTTGAGCAGGCTCTTGGCCATGCGCAGGGCGTGGGGCGGCTGCTGGGCGATGCGGTTGGCCAAGGCCAGGGCCTCGTCCATCAGGGCGTCGGCCGGCACGGCCTTGCTGATCAGACCCCAGGCCTCGGCCTTGGCCGCGTCGATGACGTCGCCGGTGAACAGCAGCTCGGCGGCGCGGCTCATGCCGATGGTGCGCGGCATCAGCCACGCCCCGCCGTCGCCGGGGATCAGGCCCAGCTTCAGGAAGGTGACGCCGAACTTGGCGGTGTCGGCGGCGATGCGGATATCGGTCATGCAGGCCACGTCGCAGCCCAAGCCGATGGCCGCGCCGTTAACCGCCGCGATGGACGGGACCTCCAGGCCGTAGATGGCCCGCACCACGCGGTGGATGTTCTTGCGGTAACCGTCGCGCACCTTGACGCCGTTGCCGCCGAACGCCCCTTCGCGGGCCTTCATCGCCTTGACGTCGCCGCCGGCCGAGAAGGCCCGGCCCGCGCCGGTCAGGATCACGCAGCGGATGTCCTGGTCGTCGTTGATCGCCTCGCAGGCGGCCGCCACCTGGTCGCCGTCGCCCGGCGCGCCCAGGGCGTTCAGGGCGTTGGGCCGGTTGAGGGTGAGGATGGCGACGTGGCCGCGCTTCTCGGTCAGGATCAGGGGGGCGTCTTGCGACATGCGGCGGGCTCCTGCTGTTTTGATCTGCATAGCGCAAATCGGCCAGGGAGAGGCAAGAGACCGACGCTCGACGGACCGCGTTCTATAAACTAAGGTAAAACCCTGACTTCGTCCCAGATAGACAAGACCCTGCGCTTCCTATTGTGATCACACACAACACCTGGAAGAACTTGTGCGATGATAACAAGACGCAACAGCGGCCCTGCGACATTTTAGACAAGCTGAACCGTAAAAAGCGTTAGCGCAGAAGAGAATCATAGGCTTCTACTAACCCCAGGGACGATTTTGAAAAGCGGTGGCGTGCAGTGCTCATGTCCCACAGACATGCTTTGATCATCGAGGATGAGATCCTCATCGCTATGGAAGTCGAGGCCCTGCTCGGTGAGCAAGGATTCGATAGTTTCGACATAGCGGAAAGCCCTCAGGAAGCGCTCGACTGCGCCCTGAAGCGGCCGCCCGATCTGATCACCGCGGACTATCGCATCATCGGCGGCACGGGCGTGGAAGCGGTCACCGCGATCCTGGCCCGGCTGGGACCGATCCCGGTGGTCTATGTGACCGGCAACGCCGACCAGCTGGGCGCCCGCACGCGCGCCGTGGTTGACAAGCCGATCTCGCCCCATCGCCTGGCCGAGGCCTGCGCCATCGTCCAGGCCGGCGCCTAGGCTTTCGGTTACGACACCCGCTATGCTGGCGGCCCTGCAAGGGAGCCGTCCATGATCGTCGACAGCCTGGAAGCGCTCGAAGCCCTGTACACGCCGGCTCCGGTCCCGGCCTCGACCGTCAAGGTCACCGACCGGATCACGCCGCACTATCGCGCCCTGATCGAGGCCTCGCCGTTCCTGGTCCTGGCCACCGTCGGCCCCGAGGGCCTGGACTGCAGCCCGCGCGGCGACCAGCCCGGCTTCGTCCGCATCCAGGACGAGCGCATGCTGATCCTGCCCGACCGGCGCGGCAACAACCGCATCGACAGCCTGCGCAACGTGGTCCGCGATCCGCGCGTGGCGCTGATGTTCCTGATTCCGGGCTCGGGCACGACTTTCCGGGTCAACGGCCGGGCGGTGGTCAGCGCCGATCCCGACCTGCTGGAGAGCTTCGCGGTCGACGGCAAGGCGCCGCGCACCTGCCTGGTGGTCACCGTGGTGGAGGCCTATTTCCAGTGCGCCCGCGCCATCGTCCGCTCGGGCCTGTGGAACGCCGAAAGCCAGGTCGATCCCCGATCCTTGCCCACGCCCGGCGCCATGCTGGCGGCGATGAGCCAGAACACGGTCGGCGGCGAGAGCTACGACAAGGCCTGGCCGGAACGGGCGGCGGCCTCGCTCTGGTGAGCAACTAGGCCTTCCCGGTCGCCACGTAGCGGTCGATCACCTCGCCCAGCACGGTCAGCGGCACGCCGCCGGTCGAGACCACCGCGTCGTTGAAGTCGCGCAAGTCGAACTTTCCGCCCATCCTGGCCTTGGCCGTCTCGCGCAGGCGGACGATCTCGGTGTGACCCACCTTGTAGCCGCAGGCCTGGCCGGGATTGGCGCAATAACGGTCGACCTCGCTGGTCATGGCCGGCCGCGCCCGGCCGGTGGTGGTCACCAGATAGTCGATGGCCTGTTCACGGGTCCAGCGCTTGTGGTGCAGGCCGGTGTCGACCACCAGCCGCGCGGCGCGGAACTGCTGGGCCTGCAGATAGCCCAGTTGGCCCAGGGGATCGCCGTCGTAGAAACCACCCTCGTCGGCCAGTTGTTCGGCATACAGCGCCCAGCCTTCGACGAAGGCGTTGAAGCCCATCAGCGAGCTGATCAGCGGGATCTGGCTGGACCGCTCGGCCAGGTACGCGCCCTGCCAGGCGTGGCCGGGAATGGCCTCGTGCGTGGTCAGGGTCGGCAGGGTGAACTTCGGCCAGTTCCCGATGTCCTGCAGGTTGATGTAGTAGATCGCCGGCCGCGAGCCATCCAGGGCCGCGAAGTTCATGTAGCCCTGCGGCGCGCCGGCCTGGATCTCCTTGGGCACGGCCTTGACCCGCACGTCGGCCTTCAGCCCCAGGCGCGACAGCTTGGGCATCAGCAACCGGATGGCGGCGATGCGATCGTTCAGATAGGCCAGAAGCTCGGCCCGGCCGGCGTCGGTGTCGGGATAGAGGTAGCGCGGATCCTTGGTCAGGGCCGTGACGCGCTCGCCGACGCTGCCCTGGGTCAGGCCCTGGGCCTTGAGGATCGGGTCCATGCGGGCGGCGATGGCCTTGCCCTGCTCCAGGCCCATGGCGTGGATGGCGTCGGCCGACAGGGTGGTGGTGGTGCCCACGCGCAGGGCCCAGGCGTAGTATTCGTCGCCCTTGGGCAGCTTCCAGACGCCGGCGTCGGCGGCGGCCTTGGCGCGCGCCGCCTTCAGGGCGGCCAGTTGCCGATCGAGCGCCGGGAACACCGCGCTGGCGACGATCTTGGTCTCGGACGCCGAGGGATCGGCCAGCCCCTTGGCCTTGGCCCGCTCGGCCAGCGAAGCGACCAGCTGGGTTTTCTCGGCGGGCTGGCCGCGCAGTTCGGTCAACTGGGCGATGGCGGTGTCGAGGATGAAGGCCGGCGGGATCACTCCGGCCGCCGCGTCCTCGCCGATCCGCGCGGTTTCCTGGTCCAGCACCCGGGCGAAGGCGTCGGTGCGGGCCAGATAGGCCTCGACGTCGGCGTCGGTTTCGATGGCGTGCTGCGAGTTGAGGAATTCGGGAACCTGCGAAACCGCGCCGCTCTGCTGGGTCACCACATAAGGGTTGCCGCCGTCGACGCCGTACGAGAAGGCCCCGCCCTCGACCGTCAGGGTCTGGGCGGCCAGCACCGTGTCGTGGATCGTCAGGTCGTGGGGATTCAGGCTCTTGGGATCGATGGCCGACAGGCGCTTCACGCGATCGGCGCTGGCGGCGACCTGGGCCCGGCGGTCGGCGGTCGAAGCGCCCGACAACTTCGACTTCAGCCCGGCCCGCGCGCCCTTGTCCAGGCCCAGATAGGTGGCGGTCTCTGGCGAGTCGGTCAGCATCTTGTCGACGAAGACGTCCAGCAGGGCGGCCAGCTTCGGGTCGGCGACGGGCCCGGTCGCGGCGGGCGCGGCGAAGGCGGCCGCGAAGGGCGCCAGCCCGGCGGCGGCCGTGCTGGTCGCCAGGAGGTGACGGCGGGTGATGGTCATGGCGGAATTCCCCAGTCGCGGCGGTCCTCCCCGCGGCGAGAATTTCAGCAAATCACCTCAACCCGGCGCTGGGAATAGCCGAAACGAAAACGGCCCCGCCGTGAGGCGGGGCCGCTCGAAACACATTCAGCCAAGTTTGGCAGTCGAGGTCGGTGAAAACCTCAGTCGTCGCGGTGAACCCGCTCCCGACGTTCGTGACGTTCCTGGGCTTCCAGGCTGAGCGTCGCAGTGGGCCGCGCGTCCAGTCGAGCCAAACCGATCGGTTCGCCGGTTTCCTCGCAGTACCCGTAGGAACCGTCCTCGACCCGACGCAACGCCTGGTCGATCTTCGAGATGAGTTTTCTCTGACGATCCCGGGTGCGAAGCTCCAGCGCCCGATCAGTTTCCGACGACGCACGATCGGCGAGGTCGGCATGGTTTTCAGTTTCAGCTTGCAGGTGGGAGACCGTTTCGCGAGATTCGCGAAGGATCTCTTCTTTCCAAGCCAGGAGCTTTTGCTTGAAGTACTCAAGCTGACGCTCGTTCATGAAAGGCTCGTCGTCCGACGGACGATACGAGTCTGGTACCTTAAGAACAGTGGCCGTTTGCATTAACGCCTCACGCCCCGATGAACTCCGCCCTGGTCAGGCCGGGTGCTTATACCAAAACGATAGCCCGGTTCAATGAACGTCGCATGAGCCGCGCGTTCACCGCGGTGCACGGATATCGCGATTCTGGGGATACCCAGTGAACCGTGTTCTTTAACATCCAGTTTCATTCGCGATTTCAACCCAGTCGAGCCTGCTCGAGCTTGGCCGCCTCAACGGCGGCTCGGGTCTCGATTTCGTTCAGAATGGCTTCCAGCTTCGGATCGTCGGTCGACTCGCGATGCTGGCGCACGGCGTTCTTGAGCTGGGACAGCGTGCCGGTCGACACTTCGCCGTCCAGGGTGGCCAGCTTCAGGGCGTCCAGCAGATCCAGCAGGCCGCCGGCTCGCTTCACAGCCCGCCGCTTGCGCTCCATCGGATCCATGTCGGCCTGCAGGGCCAGCAGGGCGTCGAGCGATCCCACTCCGGCCACGCCGCCCGCCTGGGCGACTCCCGAAGCGGCGCTGGCGCCGCCCACCGAAGGCAGGGAAAACCCTGATCCGCCACCCGTCGGTTTGGCCCGCGATGCGCCAACCGCGCCCGCGCCTCCCGTGCTGGAAACCTTCATGACGAAACGCTGCTCCGACGACGAAACAAGGGAGTCATCCCATCCCCGTTAACCACATTTTGCTGGGGTGCGCTTGCGGTATGGTTAATGCCGGGCAGAATCTGCCGAACCAGAATGTCGCAGGCAGAAATTCGCCGCGTTTCGACTGATTTCATTGAACTTTTTCACTCACTTGAACTGGCCCGGTTCTGGCATGGGACGGCGTGGGGATGCCACCCCGCCGTAGGAAAGCCATGTCTCGTTCATTCTTTGCTTCCGTTCTGGGCCTCGCTCTCGCCGCCGTGACGCTCATCGCGTCCCCGGCCGACGCTAAGTCGCGCATCAAGGACATTGTCGCCTTCGAAGGCGTTCGCGACAACCAGCTGGTCGGCTACGGCATCGTGGTGGGCCTGAACGGTTCGGGCGACAGCCTGCGTAACGCCCCGATGACCAAGCAGAGCCTGGAAGCCATGCTCGAGCGCCAGGGCGTCAACGTCCGCGACGGCAACCTCAACACCAAGAACACCGCCGCCGTCATGGTCACGGCCAACCTGCCGCCGTTCTCGGCGGCCGGCGCGCGCATGGACGTCACGGTCTCGACCCTGGGCGACGCCAAGAGCCTGCTGGGCGGCACCCTGCTGGTCACCTCGCTGCAAGGCGCCGACGGCCAGACCTACGCGGTGGCGCAGGGCTCGGTGCAGACCGGTTCGGTCTCGGCCGGCGGCGCCTCGGGCAGCTCGGTCACCAAGGGCGTGCCGACCGCCGGCCGGATCGCCGCCGGCGGCATCATCGAAAAGGAAACCGGCTTCCAGATGGTGAGCATGGACGTGCTGCGCATGACCCTGCGCAACCCGGACTTCACCACCTCGCGCCGCATCGCCGACGCCATCAACCAACGCTTCCCCAACTGCGCCCAGGCCCAGAACCCGACGATCGTCGCCGTCCGCCCTCCTCCCGGCATGGACATGATCAGCTTCGTCACCAACATCGAGAACCTGGAAGTCGAGCCCGACGCTCCGGCCAAGGTGATCATCGACGAAGTGGCCGGCGTGATCGTCATGGGCGACGACGTCCGCATCAGCCAGGTGGCGATCGCCCAGGGCAACCTGACCATCTCGGTCCAGGAAAGCCCGGCCGTCAGCCAGCCGGCCCCGTTCAGCCAGGGCCAGACCAAGGTCGTCCCGCAGTCGACCGTCAGCGTCGACGAGGAGAAGGGCCGCAAGCTGCTGACCCTGGGCGGCGGCGCTTCGCTCAAGAGCCTGGTCGGCGGCCTCAACGCCCTGGGCGTCACGCCGCGCGACATGATCTCGATCCTGCAGGCCATCAAGGCCTCGGGCGCCCTGCAAGCCGACATCGAGGTGATGTGATGAGCGCGCTTTCCTCCGCCGCCGTTTCGCCCATTGACACGGTCGGTCAGACCGCCGCCTCGACCGCCGAACTTCTGCGCCGCGGCAAGATCAAGGAAACGGCCCAGAAGTTCGAGGCCTCGTTCCTGTCGGTGATGATGCAGTCGATGACCGCCGGCATGACGACGCCGGAAATCGGCGGCGGCGGGGCCGGCGAGGACATGTTCAAGTCCCTTCTGTCCGAGGAGATGGCCAAGCAGGTCTCCAAGGCCGGCGGCATCGGCGTGGCCGCCGCCGTGCAGAAGGAAATGCTGAAGATGCAAGGTCTGAAGGAGTAGCCCCATGGCCCTCAACGCCACCGACTGCGACGATCGCGTCGAACAGTTGATCATCCTGACCGAGCGCCTGACCGATCTCATCGCCCGGCAATCGGCCGCCTTCGAGGCCCGCCGCCCGCATGAGGCGGCGCAGTACGTCGACGAGGTGGCCAAGCTGGCCAACCTCTATCGCCACGAGTCGACCCGCGTGCGCGGCAATGTC
The window above is part of the Caulobacter soli genome. Proteins encoded here:
- a CDS encoding type II toxin-antitoxin system Phd/YefM family antitoxin, giving the protein MRTVNIHEAKTHLSRLVEQAADGEGFIIAKAGKPMVKVIALDMTEAQPIRRLGFMEGEFTVPDDFDTMFADEILEMFEGKE
- a CDS encoding type II toxin-antitoxin system VapC family toxin, yielding MILLADTHILLWAALEPNRIPIQGRQLLEAEDNQPLFSVASLWEISIKHAQGRADFTVDPRRLYRQLLKNGWQELAISTEHALAVLTLPPLHKDPFDRLLVAQATVEGAKLLTVDRQLSEYGGPILSL
- a CDS encoding FMN-binding negative transcriptional regulator — translated: MHPAKPFHVHDRVTLLAFIAAHPFVTLAGAVGGRPFVAQAPVVIRELDFGEIVLDFHLSRGNALAPFVVQGFRAVALATGQDAYVSPDWYGSEDQVPTWNYVSAEAEGLVAPLSDAEFVALLDDLSAQEEARLLPKAPWTRDKMSPGRFEAMMRGIIGCRLSVERLEGTFKLGQNKAEAERAGVVAALGDHPVAELMRAAIRD
- a CDS encoding N-acetylmuramoyl-L-alanine amidase, which translates into the protein MTPPVIDAPSPNFDARKAVPDCVILHYTGMETGEAALARLCDPEAKVSAHYLVEEDGRVFRLVPEERRAWHAGAAFWKGVKDINSASIGIEIVNPGHEFGYRAFPDAQIAAVINLLADIRTRWMIDDDMIIGHSDIAPGRKIDPGELFPWKRLADAGHGLWVEPPPSPGAPLGRGEEGTGVFALQAGLTRLGYNCAPSGQYDEWTETVVAAFQRHWLQTRFDGVADGETRARLVALLRAAS
- a CDS encoding DMT family transporter, which codes for MSLRDFGVLVLVCLVWACNNIVSKIVVAHWGVPPLFYAAVRFAIVAAVTLPWLLPAPRPAWRIVVVGLLLGLGNFALLFMGFKTASPSTAAVVVQLAVPFTTILSVLLLGEKVRWRRGLGIVLTLSGAVVVMWNPHGLQLSPGLWFIVGSAFTGSLGAVMMKQIEGVRPLQLQAWVGFTAVAPLAALSGLFEPGGFGLAVHAGWPFVAAVVFSALVVSVVAHTSYYGLIQRHDANLIAPLTLMTPLMTIGLGVLITHDHFDVRMGIGTLLALVGVLIIALRKNQVTPLLMLTRNRFQ
- a CDS encoding flavin-containing monooxygenase yields the protein MAIEHFDVLIVGAGLSGIGAAYHLKRDCPKKTYAILEARAAIGGTWDLFRYPGIRSDSDMYTLGYAFKPWREAKAIADGPSILNYVRETAAEHGIDRNIRYGHKVRRASWSSETATWTVEAEHDGKTVKVTCNFLSMCSGYYNYEAGYTPDFPGIERFKGRIVHPQLWPEDLDYAGKTVVVIGSGATAVTLAPEMAKTAGHVTMLQRSPTYVVSRPAEDGVANWLRAKLPGKLAYDITRAKNVLFQMLFFNIARKKPEKTKERLLGLVRDHLGPDYDIETHFTPRYNPWDQRLCLVPDADLFASIKAGKTSVVTDHIETFTETGLKLTSGQSLDADIIVTATGLRMQLLGEMEVLVDGRKIAPHETTSYKGMMFSDVPNLSSTFGYTNASWTLKADLTAEYMCRLLNYMDRTGTRICTPRLPEGEMEIEPWLDFSSGYVQRALKILPRQGAKTPWKVHQNYAKDLVALRYGKVDDGVMEFSKVKAVTKAKVAA
- a CDS encoding DUF3052 family protein, yielding MGKEAKGVWGQLSDGESDGKLLWEPPKLIFRGAVRGIYQGHALRDLKVEGADLVLTDGTRFTLEPGEAAKWLHAIQNPPGRLDKLGVKAGQTVVVEGIDDPEFLDELSNRVEPVEAYEDIDLLFLGVEDLADFDQLEDLAGGLAAKGAIWIVAQKGKGAPLKDAEILGAARERGLVDTKVCAFSKTHTALRFVKRKGGAAVKAAPVDDEDEGFDED
- a CDS encoding crotonase/enoyl-CoA hydratase family protein, encoding MSQDAPLILTEKRGHVAILTLNRPNALNALGAPGDGDQVAAACEAINDDQDIRCVILTGAGRAFSAGGDVKAMKAREGAFGGNGVKVRDGYRKNIHRVVRAIYGLEVPSIAAVNGAAIGLGCDVACMTDIRIAADTAKFGVTFLKLGLIPGDGGAWLMPRTIGMSRAAELLFTGDVIDAAKAEAWGLISKAVPADALMDEALALANRIAQQPPHALRMAKSLLKHGQTSSYDTLMEMSAAAQAIAHHTEDHMEGVDAILEKRQPTFKGA
- a CDS encoding response regulator, with product MSHRHALIIEDEILIAMEVEALLGEQGFDSFDIAESPQEALDCALKRPPDLITADYRIIGGTGVEAVTAILARLGPIPVVYVTGNADQLGARTRAVVDKPISPHRLAEACAIVQAGA
- a CDS encoding pyridoxamine 5'-phosphate oxidase family protein — translated: MIVDSLEALEALYTPAPVPASTVKVTDRITPHYRALIEASPFLVLATVGPEGLDCSPRGDQPGFVRIQDERMLILPDRRGNNRIDSLRNVVRDPRVALMFLIPGSGTTFRVNGRAVVSADPDLLESFAVDGKAPRTCLVVTVVEAYFQCARAIVRSGLWNAESQVDPRSLPTPGAMLAAMSQNTVGGESYDKAWPERAAASLW